From Tachysurus fulvidraco isolate hzauxx_2018 chromosome 10, HZAU_PFXX_2.0, whole genome shotgun sequence, one genomic window encodes:
- the hprt1l gene encoding hypoxanthine phosphoribosyltransferase 1, like, which yields MGSSYLEIDDEDKGFALSLFCVPKHYEEDLDSVIIPNGLIKDRTERLARDIVRDMGTQHIVALCVLKGGYTFFADLMDYIKALNRNSDKSVPLTVDFIRLKSYSNDQTTSRVQVIGGDDLASLTGKNVLVVEDIIETGKTMETLLALLNKCQPKMVKVASLLVKRTPRSSGYRPDYFGFEVPDKFLVGYALDYNEYFRDLNHICILSDRAKEKYKAYERRLTKGQRCRRM from the exons ATGGGTTCTTCTTATTTAGAG ATCGATGACGAGGACAAGGGGTTTGCGCTGAGCCTCTTTTGCGTCCCTAAACACTATGAAGAAGACTTGGACAGTGTTATCATTCCCAACGGTCTTATAAAAGATAG GACCGAGCGCTTGGCCAGAGACATTGTTCGTGACATGGGAACACAACATATCGTGGCCCTGTGTGTGCTGAAAGGAGGCTATACATTCTTTGCAGACCTGATGGATTACATTAAGGCACTGAATCGGAACAGTGACAAATCTGTACCGCTGACTGTGGATTTCATTAGGCTTAAGAGTTACTCG aacgaccagacgaCAAGCCGTGTACAGGTTATCGGAGGGGATGACTTAGCTTCTCTCACCGGAAAA AATGTGCTTGTGGTTGAG GATATTATAGAGACTGGGAAGACTATGGAAACTCTGCTGgcgttattaaataaatgtcaacCCAAGATGGTCAAAGTGGCCAG CCTTCTTGTGAAGAGGACACCCAGAAGCTCAGGGTATCGTCCTGACT actTCGGTTTCGAGGTTCCTGATAAATTCCTGGTGGGATATGCTCTAGACTACAACGAATATTTCAGGGATTTGAAC CACATCTGTATACTCAGCGACCGAGCAAAGGAAAAGTACAAG gCGTACGAACGTCGATTAACGAAAGGCCAAAGATGTCGGAGAATGTAA